A stretch of the Nicotiana tabacum cultivar K326 chromosome 6, ASM71507v2, whole genome shotgun sequence genome encodes the following:
- the LOC107760319 gene encoding large ribosomal subunit protein eL8z, translating into MAPKKGVAVAAKKKPVAKVVNPLFEKRPKQFGIGGALPPKKDLTRFVKWPQVVRIQRKRRILKQRLKVPPALNQFSKTLDKNLATNLFKMLLKYRPEDKAAKKERLVKRAQAEAEGKTPETKKPIIVKYGLKHITYLIEQNKAQLVVIAHDVDPIELVVWLPALCRKMEIPYCIVKGKARLGSIVHKKTASALCLTTVKNEDKMEFSRILEAIKANFNDKYEENRKKWGGGVMGSKSQARTKAKERVLAKEAAQRMN; encoded by the exons ATG GCTCCAAAGAAGGGCGTAGCAGTAGCAGCAAAGAAGAAGCCAGTTGCGAAAGTGGTTAACCCATTGTTCGAGAAGCGGCCGAAGCAGTTCGGAATCGGTGGTGCATTGCCGCCGAAGAAGGACCTAACCCGGTTCGTGAAATGGCCTCAGGTGGTCAGGATTCAAAGGAAAAGGAGGATCCTTAAGCAGAGGTTGAAGGTTCCCCCTGCTCTCAATCAGTTCTCTAAAACCCTCGACAAAAATCTCG CTACAAACCTATTCAAGATGCTTCTGAAGTACAGGCCCGAGGACAAGGCTGCAAAGAAGGAGCGCCTTGTCAAAAGAGCTCAAGCCGAGGCAGAAGGCAAAACTCCTGAAACCAAGAAACCTATTATTGTAAAGTATGGTCTTAAGCACATCACCTACCTTATCGAGCAG AATAAAGCACAGTTAGTGGTGATTGCACATGATGTTGACCCAATAGAATTGGTCGTCTGGCTCCCAGCATTGTGCAGAAAGATGGAAATTCCATATTGTATTGTGAAGGGAAAAGCACGTTTAGGATCG ATTGTGCATAAGAAAACTGCGTCAGCGTTATGCTTGACAACTGTGAAGAATGAAGACAAGATGGAGTTCAGTAGAATTTTGGAGGCAATTAAG GCCAACTTCAACGATAAGTACGAGGAGAACAGAAAGAAATGGGGTGGTGGTGTCATGGGCTCCAAATCACAAGCCAGAACCAAGGCTAAAGAGAGAGTTCTTGCCAAGGAAGCTGCTCAGAGAATGAACTAG